A window from Vigna angularis cultivar LongXiaoDou No.4 chromosome 7, ASM1680809v1, whole genome shotgun sequence encodes these proteins:
- the LOC128197959 gene encoding uncharacterized protein LOC128197959 translates to MTQEITKKVRVELYDEVAEMVARQFQQRYEDYGNRPPPSPVAEHVVPPTGRSGKGSCSAAGALGDDMDDTRPCQLYILSDTRTTLVARGTVYETATVVNGVQLAEDEFKVTVDEVVVPDAVLPVPTHEFFTVEEAFKSFVAWPRHLVGDVSDPR, encoded by the exons ATGACGCAGGAaatcacaaagaaggttcgggtagagttgtatgatgaagttgctgaaatggttgcACGCCAGTTCCAGCAGCgttatgaggattatggcaatcgtcctccgccatctcctgtagcggaacatgttgtgccccctacag gtagaagcggtaaaggaagttgCTCAGCTGCTGGTGCCCTaggggacgacatggatgaCACTCGTCCATGTCAGTTATATATTCTCTCTGATACCAGGACCACGCTAGTGGCTCGTGGCACAGTCTATGAGACAGCTACTGTAGTGAATGGTGTACAGTTAGCAGAAGATGAGTTcaaggtcacggtggatgaagttgtcgtACCAGATGCcgttcttcctgtgcctacacatgagttcttcactgtggaagaggcatttaagtcctttgtcgcttggcctagacatttggttggtgatgtatctgatccccg ATAa
- the LOC108337392 gene encoding KID-containing protein 1 — MPFLRPPTLSPFSLSLLFLFSLFLSFKNTLISLSLSVFSSLLSPFHSISQIPHSQPPIQHQNKTLFSFLRFVKMDLLLGPTFTIDVSSSSPPLYASQPAQRQYGHFSGDSSESSSSIGTPDDTDDENDAVSSQRNQNNSEDDDDEEEQEQVHNTLKSLASLDSLEDSLPIKRGLSNHFMGKSKSFTDLSQVNTVKELQKQENPFNKRRRVQIASKWSRRSSFYTWANPKSMPLLPLLEDEDFYQDNPKKLSPSSSSSSSSLEKKHQDQLTETQQRQPKSYVDRMRHKFGSFKSRSLSDLKEHDEDDEDDDNDDDD, encoded by the exons ATGCCATTTCTCCGCCCGCCAACATTAtcccctttctctctctctctcctctttcttttctccctCTTTCTATCCTTTAAAAACACactcatctctctctctctctctgttttcAGTTCTCTTCTTTCACCCTTTCATTCCATCTCTCAAATTCCTCATTCCCAACCTCCAATCCAACACCAAAACAAAacactcttttcttttcttcgcTTCGTCAAAATGGACCTTCTGCTGGGTCCCACTTTCACCATCGACGTCTCCTCCTCTTCGCCGCCGCTCTACGCCTCCCAACCCGCCCAAAGGCAGTACGGCCACTTCTCCGGCGACTCCTCCGAAAGTTCATCCTCGATCGGAACTCCGGACGACACCGACGATGAGAACGACGCCGTTTCTTCGCAAAGAAACCAAAACAACTCAGAAGACGACGACgacgaagaagaacaagaacaagtgCACAACACGTTGAAGAGTTTGGCCTCTCTCGATTCCCTTGAAGACTCTCTTCCCATTAA GAGGGGGTTGTCGAATCATTTCATGGGAAAATCGAAGTCATTTACGGATCTATCACAGGTGAACACAGTGAAGGAACTGCAGAAGCAAGAAAACCCTTTCAACAAGCGAAGAAGGGTTCAGATAGCATCAAAGTGGTCCAGAAGATCCTCCTTCTACACTTGGGCTAACCCAAAATCCATGCCCCTTTTACCTCTTCTCGAAGATGAAGATTTCTACCAAGACAACCCCAAAAAACTttcaccatcttcttcttcttcatcttcatcactgGAAAAAAAACACCAAGATCAACTTACGGAGACACAGCAACGACAACCTAAGTCCTATGTTGATCGCATGAGGCATAAATTTGGGAGCTTTAAGTCTAGGAGTCTCTCGGATCTGAAAGAACACGATGAAgacgatgaagatgatgataatgatgacGATGATTAG